The following DNA comes from Cylindrospermopsis curvispora GIHE-G1.
TACATGAATGATAGTGAAGAATGGTTATCTATTTTATTTAGTTTTGGTCCTCATCACTACAAAGCTGCTGAAATTGCATGTTCTTGTTTTGGAATACAAATAGATGAGTTTCCAGTCATACTACTTTGGTCTAATTTAGAAAATACATCGTTAATTAAGATAATACCTAACTTAATTAATGATGAAATTGAACGAAGTTTACAAATCATCTACTCCGCAATTGTTAATGCTACTGAAAATTTAGATAATTTTCAAAACATACCAATAGATAGACTTATAAAAGAGGTTAACAATGAATTACCGCAGGGATTCAGAAGGAATATTTTGAATGAAATAAACCCAATAAAATCAATGGAAATAATAAGAACACAACAAACTATAGCAAGGACTTTAGAAAATATAGGTAATTTGTATAAACACGAATTTAATGAAGCTATCTTAAATTTTGAGGATAAATTCATAAATGATTCTCATCAAGCACTATCAATGAGAAGAATCACAGATGAATCAACCATAGAAATGCAAAGATTACTAACAAGAAAAGGATTTTCTCTAATTAGGCAAGGCAACAACCATGAAATTTGGAAGCATCCTAACCTGGAAAAAGTTACTCCATTACCTCGGCACAAAAAATTATCTACTTTTGTTATTGCCAGTATTCAAAAAGATATTGAGGATGCAATACAATAAATAAACCTCAATATTGTTATGGCAAAGTGTTTGTGGGATAACATAAGACCCAATAAAAAGGGGGAGACTGGGAATTCATTCCCAGTCTCCCCCACTGACAGTCTCCAGGTTGCGAGTCCTTCGCGATCGCCCGTAGCGAGTGCTGCGCAATCGCCCTTTTCATTCCTCACCCCTTAACTCAAGCTATATTAAAAACATACCCTACCCTGTAAATTTAAATGTATAAACCATTCACCTATATATTTATAACCTCT
Coding sequences within:
- a CDS encoding type II toxin-antitoxin system HicA family toxin, which codes for MFLLPEFSYIAVPGFIPKMRGQRHKTSSLILHNTNDYKWDYFLRQGDSFLMSWLHNKTGFIHNIYFPYAPDNRFLDGNNQHIIDIIQPAITRIKNFLLRYEVEDVEEYMNDSEEWLSILFSFGPHHYKAAEIACSCFGIQIDEFPVILLWSNLENTSLIKIIPNLINDEIERSLQIIYSAIVNATENLDNFQNIPIDRLIKEVNNELPQGFRRNILNEINPIKSMEIIRTQQTIARTLENIGNLYKHEFNEAILNFEDKFINDSHQALSMRRITDESTIEMQRLLTRKGFSLIRQGNNHEIWKHPNLEKVTPLPRHKKLSTFVIASIQKDIEDAIQ